Proteins from a single region of Xiphias gladius isolate SHS-SW01 ecotype Sanya breed wild chromosome 2, ASM1685928v1, whole genome shotgun sequence:
- the tspan11 gene encoding tetraspanin-11 isoform X2: MSAVYKDDQEDWLTVCLKYLLFVFNFLFWVGGAAVLGVGVWTLVEKSDYLSLLASSTFAVSAYILILAGGLVVVTGFLGCCAVIREQRSCLSTYFFCLLLIFLIELVAGVLAYVYYQSLSEELKQHLNQTMTENYAQPGKETVTLAVDRLQQDFKCCGSNNSHDWMVSVYISSKQAEGRFVPDSCCKTITPHCGKRDHPSNIYKVEGGCITKLERFLADHLLVIGAVGIGVACLQICGMVFTCCLDRRIKMDSY, encoded by the exons ATGTCAGCGGTTTATAAAGATGACCAGGAGGACTGGCTGACAGTGTGTCTCAAGTACCTGCTCTTTGTTTTCAACTTTCTCTTTTGG GTGGGTGGAGCTGCTGTTTTGGGTGTTGGAGTCTGGACACTGGTGGAGAAGAGTGACTACTTGAGTCTGCTGGCCTCCAGCACTTTTGCTGTCTCTGCATATATCCTCATCCTGGCTGGTGGCCTGGTGGTGGTTACGGGCTTCTTGGGCTGTTGTGCTGTCATCCGGGAACAGAGAAGCTGTCTGTCCACG TATTTCTTCTGCCTGCTGTTGATCTTCTTGATTGAACTGGTGGCTGGAGTTCTGGCTTATGTATACTACCAGAGT CTGAGTGAGGAGCTGAAGCAGCATCTCAACCAGACTATGACAGAGAACTACGCCCAGCCAGGGAAGGAGACCGTCACATTAGCAGTGGACAGACTACAACAGGAT TTCAAGTGCTGTGGCAGCAACAACTCCCATGATTGGATGGTGAGTGTATACATTTCGTCAAAGCAGGCAGAAGGCAGGTTTGTGCCTGATAGCTGCTGTAAGACCATCACCCCTCACTGTGGCAAGAGAGATCACCCCTCCAATATCTACAAGGTGGAG GGTGGATGCATCACTAAGCTGGAGCGGTTTCTGGCGGACCACCTGTTGGTCATTGGTGCTGTGGGAATAGGAGTAGCCTGTCTGCAG ATCTGTGGGATGGTGTTCACCTGCTGCTTGGACAGAAGAATCAAGATGGACTCTTACTGA
- the tspan11 gene encoding tetraspanin-11 isoform X1, producing the protein MSAVYKDDQEDWLTVCLKYLLFVFNFLFWVGGAAVLGVGVWTLVEKSDYLSLLASSTFAVSAYILILAGGLVVVTGFLGCCAVIREQRSCLSTYFFCLLLIFLIELVAGVLAYVYYQSLSEELKQHLNQTMTENYAQPGKETVTLAVDRLQQDFKCCGSNNSHDWMVSVYISSKQAEGRFVPDSCCKTITPHCGKRDHPSNIYKVEGGCITKLERFLADHLLVIGAVGIGVACLQLAGAALTACFIYLLYKEEEEDFGTL; encoded by the exons ATGTCAGCGGTTTATAAAGATGACCAGGAGGACTGGCTGACAGTGTGTCTCAAGTACCTGCTCTTTGTTTTCAACTTTCTCTTTTGG GTGGGTGGAGCTGCTGTTTTGGGTGTTGGAGTCTGGACACTGGTGGAGAAGAGTGACTACTTGAGTCTGCTGGCCTCCAGCACTTTTGCTGTCTCTGCATATATCCTCATCCTGGCTGGTGGCCTGGTGGTGGTTACGGGCTTCTTGGGCTGTTGTGCTGTCATCCGGGAACAGAGAAGCTGTCTGTCCACG TATTTCTTCTGCCTGCTGTTGATCTTCTTGATTGAACTGGTGGCTGGAGTTCTGGCTTATGTATACTACCAGAGT CTGAGTGAGGAGCTGAAGCAGCATCTCAACCAGACTATGACAGAGAACTACGCCCAGCCAGGGAAGGAGACCGTCACATTAGCAGTGGACAGACTACAACAGGAT TTCAAGTGCTGTGGCAGCAACAACTCCCATGATTGGATGGTGAGTGTATACATTTCGTCAAAGCAGGCAGAAGGCAGGTTTGTGCCTGATAGCTGCTGTAAGACCATCACCCCTCACTGTGGCAAGAGAGATCACCCCTCCAATATCTACAAGGTGGAG GGTGGATGCATCACTAAGCTGGAGCGGTTTCTGGCGGACCACCTGTTGGTCATTGGTGCTGTGGGAATAGGAGTAGCCTGTCTGCAG CTGGCTGGGGCAGCCTTGACAGCCTGCTTTATCTATCTGCTCTataaagaagaggaagaggacttCGGTACATTGTGA